One Tachysurus fulvidraco isolate hzauxx_2018 chromosome 2, HZAU_PFXX_2.0, whole genome shotgun sequence DNA segment encodes these proteins:
- the LOC113651212 gene encoding serine-rich adhesin for platelets-like isoform X14 translates to MATKTETFEGWPTVLLPFGLSTLLKNMSRDVMIEQPENIACFLADYMSELLLYRNQNPTMDLNEVIILFQNRREEIMNISSEVTAGEVRDIGKESETSSTNLPSTSQAAHLSVDRSQSSKLSVTSPEDVLGVNLLEETPLVEAAHLSVDRSQSSEVSVTSPEDVLGIKLLEETPLVEEAAHLSVDRSQSSEVSVTSPVDVLGVELLEETPLVEEAAHLSVDRSQSIEVSVTSPEDVLGIKLLEETPLVEEAAHLSVDRSQSSEVSVTSPEDVLGVELLEETPLVEVKPQPMPLRKPMKRLAATLKRAAIQMKLSRSDGETTNQAKLVKSSSLQDSGVLMSSEVTYKSDTTQQEAFLDKVKDRPNKHQPLTKPMRKLGAALKRAAIQMKHLMIDGENTEQVKYSPGLAKVSSQQDCVLISYEVTDKSFIMQQEASLEKEVAKMTSEESQVGIDEIQSSEVSVSTLESVSDVDLLQDTQLVEAKHLPMPPLIPKGRSAAASKRAAIQMKRSRSDGEIIDQVKYSTGLAKASSLKDCVLMSSEVTDKSVTMQQEASLEKEVAKMTSEESAVGVEEIQSSEVSVSTLESVSDVDLLLDTQLVEEFAKMTIEESEVGVDEIQSSEVSVTTAESVSVVDLPQDTPLVEAKHLPMPPLIPKGRSAAASKRAAIEMKRSRSDGETAGKMKYSTGLAKASSLQDCVLMSSEVTDKSVTMQQEASLEKEVAKMTSEESQVGIDEIQSSEVSVSTLESVSDVDLLQDAQLVEEVAKMTSEESQVGVEEIQSSEVSVSTLESVSDVDLLQDTQLVEEVVKMTSEESKVGIDEIQSSEVSVTTPESVSDVDLLQDTPLVKAKHLPMPPLIPKGRSAAASKRAAIQMKRSMSDGEIIDQVKYSTGLAKVSSLQDCVLISYEVTDKSVTMQQEASLEKEVAKMTSEESQVGIDEIQSSEVSVTTAESASDVDLLQDTPLVEEVAEMTSEESEVGVDEIQSSEVSVTTLESVSDVELLQKTPLVEVIQLSSGESSNGFDRTQSSEVSVATPENDSDVVFIQETPLDEGIKTETTRTVPSEKLSSSSSSSSSSSSSSSSSSSSLSTSSSLSSASYSERPSSSESVSDDNRTAKELLLGIKTRKLSSHSSSRSSKTSASSTSQKPCRLLPKRQKIGKESFQSRAAGVTVKSIGTSTEDIKLPQLPSSCKRPQRKPGPISSEEQKLPQIGTKSQKARPSQGISISPASSKREKENLNKTWTLYHLPHREEEGTLSTTILSQPQYQDGAKIQAIGPGYIILTECPTTGSPTDEDNLVIKPPPLQRKHT, encoded by the exons ATGGCCACTAAAACTGAAACTTTCGAGGGATGGCCAACGGTGTTACTGCCGTTTGGTCTCTCAACGTTGCTGAAGAACATGAGCAGAGACGTTATGATCGAACAACCTGAAAACATCGCCTGCTTCTTGGCTGATTATATGTCTGAGCTGCTCCTGTACAGAAATC AAAACCCAACAATGGACCTGAATGAAGTCATAATTCTATTTCAAAATAGGAGAG AAGAGATCATGAATATATCATCTGAAGTGACAGCTGGTGAAGTTAGAGATATCGGAAAGGAAAGTGAGACGTCTTCCACAAACCTCCCCTCAACCAGTCAAG CTGCTCATCTGAGTGTAGATAGAAGTCAGTCGAGTAAACTTAGCGTCACGTCACCTGAAGATGTTTTAGGTGTCAATCTCCTAGAGGAAACACCGCTTGTTGAAG CTGCTCATCTGAGTGTAGATAGAAGTCAGTCGAGTGAAGTTAGCGTCACGTCACCTGAAGATGTTTTAGGCATCAAGCTCCTAGAGGAAACACCGCTTGTTGAAG aAGCTGCTCATCTGAGTGTAGATAGAAGTCAGTCGAGTGAAGTTAGCGTCACGTCACCTGTAGATGTTTTAGGTGTCGAGCTCCTAGAGGAAACACCGCTTGTTGAAG aAGCTGCTCATCTGAGTGTAGATAGAAGTCAGTCGATTGAAGTTAGCGTCACGTCACCTGAAGATGTTTTAGGTATCAAGCTCCTAGAGGAAACACCGCTTGTTGAAG aAGCTGCTCATCTGAGTGTAGATAGAAGTCAGTCGAGTGAAGTTAGCGTCACGTCACCTGAAGATGTTTTAGGTGTCGAGCTCCTAGAGGAAACACCGCTTGTTGAAG TTAAACCTCAACCTATGCCACTACGTAAACCTATGAAAAGATTAGCAGCAACTTTAAAAAGAGCTGCTATACAAATGAAACTTTCAAGGAGCGATGGTGAAACCACTAATCAAGCGAAACTGGTAAAGTCATCATCTCTACAGGATAGTGGTGTTTTGATGTCCTCTGAAGTGACGTATAAAtctgacacaacacaacaggaaGCTTTCCTGGACAAAG TTAAAGATCGACCTAACAAACATCAGCCACTAACTAAACCTATGAGAAAATTAGGAGCAGCTTTAAAAAGAGCTGCTATACAGATGAAACATTTAATGATTGATGGTGAAAACACTGAACAAGTGAAATACTCTCCTGGACTGGCAAAGGTGTCATCTCAACAGGATTGTGTTTTGATCTCCTATGAGGTGACTGATAAATCTTTCATAATGCAACAGGAAGCTTCACTAGAGAAAG AAGTTGCTAAAATGACCAGTGAAGAATCCCAAGTTGGTATAGATGAAATTCAGTCCAGTGAAGTCAGTGTCTCAACACTTGAAAGCGTTTCAGATGTCGATCTCCTACAGGATACACAACTGGTCGAAG CTAAACATCTACCTATGCCACCACTAATACCTAAGGGAAGATcagcagcagcttcaaaaaGAGCTGCTATACAGATGAAACGTTCAAGGAGTGATGGTGAAATCATTGACCAAGTGAAATACTCTACTGGACTGGCAAAGGCGTCATCTCTTAAGGATTGTGTTCTGATGTCCAGTGAGGTGACTGATAAATCTGTCACAATGCAACAGGAAGCTTCACTAGAGAAAG AAGTTGCTAAAATGACCAGTGAAGAATCCGCAGTTGGTGTAGAGGAAATTCAGTCCAGTGAAGTCAGTGTCTCAACACTTGAAAGCGTTTCAGATGTCGATCTCCTACTAGATACACAACTGGTCGAAG AATTTGCTAAAATGACCATTGAAGAATCCGAAGTTGGTGTAGATGAAATTCAGTCCAGTGAAGTCAGTGTCACGACAGCTGAAAGTGTTTCAGTTGTCGATCTCCCACAGGATACACCACTGGTCGAAG CTAAACATCTACCTATGCCACCACTAATACCTAAGGGAAGATcagcagcagcttcaaaaaGAGCTGCTATAGAGATGAAACGTTCAAGGAGTGATGGTGAAACCGCTGGCAAAATGAAATACTCTACTGGACTGGCAAAGGCGTCATCTCTTCAGGATTGTGTTCTGATGTCCAGTGAGGTGACTGATAAATCTGTGACAATGCAACAGGAAGCTTCACTAGAGAAAG AAGTTGCTAAAATGACCAGTGAAGAATCCCAAGTTGGTATAGATGAAATTCAGTCCAGTGAAGTCAGTGTCTCAACACTTGAAAGCGTTTCAGATGTCGATCTCCTACAGGATGCACAACTGGTCGAAG AAGTTGCTAAAATGACCAGTGAAGAATCCCAAGTTGGTGTAGAGGAAATTCAGTCCAGTGAAGTCAGTGTCTCAACACTTGAAAGTGTTTCAGATGTCGATCTCCTACAGGATACACAACTGGTCGAAG AAGTTGTGAAAATGACCAGTGAAGAATCCAAAGTTGGTATAGATGAAATTCAGTCCAGTGAAGTCAGTGTCACGACACCTGAAAGTGTTTCAGATGTTGATCTCCTACAGGATACACCACTGGTCAAAG CTAAACATCTACCTATGCCACCACTAATACCTAAGGGAAGATcagcagcagcttcaaaaaGAGCTGCTATACAGATGAAACGTTCAATGAGTGATGGTGAAATCATTGACCAAGTGAAATACTCTACTGGACTGGCAAAGGTGTCATCTCTCCAGGATTGTGTTTTGATCTCCTATGAGGTGACTGATAAATCTGTCACAATGCAACAGGAAGCTTCACTAGAGAAAG AAGTTGCTAAAATGACCAGTGAAGAATCCCAAGTTGGTATAGATGAAATTCAGTCCAGTGAAGTCAGTGTCACGACAGCTGAAAGCGCTTCAGATGTCGATCTCCTACAGGATACACCACTGGTCGAAG AAGTTGCTGAAATGACCAGTGAAGAATCTGAAGTTGGTGTAGATGAAATTCAGTCCAGTGAAGTCAGTGTCACAACACTTGAAAGCGTTTCAGATGTCGAGCTCCTACAGAAAACACCACTGGTCGAAG TGATTCAACTAAGCAGTGGCGAATCCTCAAATGGGTTTGACAGAACTCAATCCAGTGAAGTCAGTGTCGCAACACCTGAAAATGATTCTGATGTTGTGTTCATACAGGAAACACCTCTGGATGAAG GCATTAAGACTGAAACAACAAGGACAGTGCCTTCAGAGAaactgtcatcatcatcatcatcatcatcatcatcatcatcatcatcatcatcatcatcatcatcattatccacatcatcatcattatcatcagcaTCTTATTCAG AACGCCCTTCCTCTTCAGAGTCTGTCTCAGATGATAACAGAACAG CAAAAGAACTACTCCTgggaataaaaacaaggaaactGTCATCACATTCAAGCAGCAGGTCTTCTAAGACATCAGCATCCTCTACATCTCAAAAGCCATGCCGTTTGCTCCCCAAAAGACAGAAAATAGGAAAAGAATCATTTCAAAGTAGGGCAGCAGGTGTAACTGTAAAATCAATAGGAACGTCAACGGAGGATATAAAATTGCCTCAACTACCATCATCATGCAAAAGGCCACAAAGAAAACCAGGACCAATATCATCTGAGGAACAAAAACTTCCTCAAATTg GTACTAAATCCCAAAAAGCAAGACCAAGCCAGGGTATTAGTATCAGCCCAGCATCTTcgaagagagaaaaggaaaacctAAACAAGACGTGGACATTATACCATCTTCCACATAGGGAAGAAGAGGGAACATTGTCTACCACAATCCTCTCACAGCCACAATACCAAGATGGGGCAAAAATCCAGGCCATCGGACCTGGCTACATTATACTGACAGAATGTCCGACCACCGGATCACCAACTGACGAAGACAATTTGGTGATCAAACCACCTCCTCTTCAACGTAAACATACTTAA
- the LOC113651212 gene encoding serine-rich adhesin for platelets-like isoform X19, with translation MATKTETFEGWPTVLLPFGLSTLLKNMSRDVMIEQPENIACFLADYMSELLLYRNQNPTMDLNEVIILFQNRREEIMNISSEVTAGEVRDIGKESETSSTNLPSTSQEAAHLSVDRSQSSKLSVTSPEDVLGVNLLEETPLVEEAAHLSVDRSQSSEVSVTSPVDVLGVELLEETPLVEAAHLSVDRSQSIEVSVTSPEDVLGIKLLEETPLVEEAAHLSVDRSQSSEVSVTSPEDVLGVELLEETPLVEVKPQPMPLRKPMKRLAATLKRAAIQMKLSRSDGETTNQAKLVKSSSLQDSGVLMSSEVTYKSDTTQQEAFLDKVKDRPNKHQPLTKPMRKLGAALKRAAIQMKHLMIDGENTEQVKYSPGLAKVSSQQDCVLISYEVTDKSFIMQQEASLEKEVAKMTSEESQVGIDEIQSSEVSVSTLESVSDVDLLQDTQLVEAKHLPMPPLIPKGRSAAASKRAAIQMKRSRSDGEIIDQVKYSTGLAKASSLKDCVLMSSEVTDKSVTMQQEASLEKEVAKMTSEESAVGVEEIQSSEVSVSTLESVSDVDLLLDTQLVEEFAKMTIEESEVGVDEIQSSEVSVTTAESVSVVDLPQDTPLVEAKHLPMPPLIPKGRSAAASKRAAIEMKRSRSDGETAGKMKYSTGLAKASSLQDCVLMSSEVTDKSVTMQQEASLEKEVAKMTSEESQVGIDEIQSSEVSVSTLESVSDVDLLQDAQLVEEVAKMTSEESQVGVEEIQSSEVSVSTLESVSDVDLLQDTQLVEEVVKMTSEESKVGIDEIQSSEVSVTTPESVSDVDLLQDTPLVKAKHLPMPPLIPKGRSAAASKRAAIQMKRSMSDGEIIDQVKYSTGLAKVSSLQDCVLISYEVTDKSVTMQQEASLEKEVAKMTSEESQVGIDEIQSSEVSVTTAESASDVDLLQDTPLVEEVAEMTSEESEVGVDEIQSSEVSVTTLESVSDVELLQKTPLVEVIQLSSGESSNGFDRTQSSEVSVATPENDSDVVFIQETPLDEGIKTETTRTVPSEKLSSSSSSSSSSSSSSSSSSSSLSTSSSLSSASYSERPSSSESVSDDNRTAKELLLGIKTRKLSSHSSSRSSKTSASSTSQKPCRLLPKRQKIGKESFQSRAAGVTVKSIGTSTEDIKLPQLPSSCKRPQRKPGPISSEEQKLPQIGTKSQKARPSQGISISPASSKREKENLNKTWTLYHLPHREEEGTLSTTILSQPQYQDGAKIQAIGPGYIILTECPTTGSPTDEDNLVIKPPPLQRKHT, from the exons ATGGCCACTAAAACTGAAACTTTCGAGGGATGGCCAACGGTGTTACTGCCGTTTGGTCTCTCAACGTTGCTGAAGAACATGAGCAGAGACGTTATGATCGAACAACCTGAAAACATCGCCTGCTTCTTGGCTGATTATATGTCTGAGCTGCTCCTGTACAGAAATC AAAACCCAACAATGGACCTGAATGAAGTCATAATTCTATTTCAAAATAGGAGAG AAGAGATCATGAATATATCATCTGAAGTGACAGCTGGTGAAGTTAGAGATATCGGAAAGGAAAGTGAGACGTCTTCCACAAACCTCCCCTCAACCAGTCAAG aAGCTGCTCATCTGAGTGTAGATAGAAGTCAGTCGAGTAAACTTAGCGTCACGTCACCTGAAGATGTTTTAGGTGTCAATCTCCTAGAGGAAACACCGCTTGTTGAAG aAGCTGCTCATCTGAGTGTAGATAGAAGTCAGTCGAGTGAAGTTAGCGTCACGTCACCTGTAGATGTTTTAGGTGTCGAGCTCCTAGAGGAAACACCGCTTGTTGAAG CTGCTCATCTGAGTGTAGATAGAAGTCAGTCGATTGAAGTTAGCGTCACGTCACCTGAAGATGTTTTAGGTATCAAGCTCCTAGAGGAAACACCGCTTGTTGAAG aAGCTGCTCATCTGAGTGTAGATAGAAGTCAGTCGAGTGAAGTTAGCGTCACGTCACCTGAAGATGTTTTAGGTGTCGAGCTCCTAGAGGAAACACCGCTTGTTGAAG TTAAACCTCAACCTATGCCACTACGTAAACCTATGAAAAGATTAGCAGCAACTTTAAAAAGAGCTGCTATACAAATGAAACTTTCAAGGAGCGATGGTGAAACCACTAATCAAGCGAAACTGGTAAAGTCATCATCTCTACAGGATAGTGGTGTTTTGATGTCCTCTGAAGTGACGTATAAAtctgacacaacacaacaggaaGCTTTCCTGGACAAAG TTAAAGATCGACCTAACAAACATCAGCCACTAACTAAACCTATGAGAAAATTAGGAGCAGCTTTAAAAAGAGCTGCTATACAGATGAAACATTTAATGATTGATGGTGAAAACACTGAACAAGTGAAATACTCTCCTGGACTGGCAAAGGTGTCATCTCAACAGGATTGTGTTTTGATCTCCTATGAGGTGACTGATAAATCTTTCATAATGCAACAGGAAGCTTCACTAGAGAAAG AAGTTGCTAAAATGACCAGTGAAGAATCCCAAGTTGGTATAGATGAAATTCAGTCCAGTGAAGTCAGTGTCTCAACACTTGAAAGCGTTTCAGATGTCGATCTCCTACAGGATACACAACTGGTCGAAG CTAAACATCTACCTATGCCACCACTAATACCTAAGGGAAGATcagcagcagcttcaaaaaGAGCTGCTATACAGATGAAACGTTCAAGGAGTGATGGTGAAATCATTGACCAAGTGAAATACTCTACTGGACTGGCAAAGGCGTCATCTCTTAAGGATTGTGTTCTGATGTCCAGTGAGGTGACTGATAAATCTGTCACAATGCAACAGGAAGCTTCACTAGAGAAAG AAGTTGCTAAAATGACCAGTGAAGAATCCGCAGTTGGTGTAGAGGAAATTCAGTCCAGTGAAGTCAGTGTCTCAACACTTGAAAGCGTTTCAGATGTCGATCTCCTACTAGATACACAACTGGTCGAAG AATTTGCTAAAATGACCATTGAAGAATCCGAAGTTGGTGTAGATGAAATTCAGTCCAGTGAAGTCAGTGTCACGACAGCTGAAAGTGTTTCAGTTGTCGATCTCCCACAGGATACACCACTGGTCGAAG CTAAACATCTACCTATGCCACCACTAATACCTAAGGGAAGATcagcagcagcttcaaaaaGAGCTGCTATAGAGATGAAACGTTCAAGGAGTGATGGTGAAACCGCTGGCAAAATGAAATACTCTACTGGACTGGCAAAGGCGTCATCTCTTCAGGATTGTGTTCTGATGTCCAGTGAGGTGACTGATAAATCTGTGACAATGCAACAGGAAGCTTCACTAGAGAAAG AAGTTGCTAAAATGACCAGTGAAGAATCCCAAGTTGGTATAGATGAAATTCAGTCCAGTGAAGTCAGTGTCTCAACACTTGAAAGCGTTTCAGATGTCGATCTCCTACAGGATGCACAACTGGTCGAAG AAGTTGCTAAAATGACCAGTGAAGAATCCCAAGTTGGTGTAGAGGAAATTCAGTCCAGTGAAGTCAGTGTCTCAACACTTGAAAGTGTTTCAGATGTCGATCTCCTACAGGATACACAACTGGTCGAAG AAGTTGTGAAAATGACCAGTGAAGAATCCAAAGTTGGTATAGATGAAATTCAGTCCAGTGAAGTCAGTGTCACGACACCTGAAAGTGTTTCAGATGTTGATCTCCTACAGGATACACCACTGGTCAAAG CTAAACATCTACCTATGCCACCACTAATACCTAAGGGAAGATcagcagcagcttcaaaaaGAGCTGCTATACAGATGAAACGTTCAATGAGTGATGGTGAAATCATTGACCAAGTGAAATACTCTACTGGACTGGCAAAGGTGTCATCTCTCCAGGATTGTGTTTTGATCTCCTATGAGGTGACTGATAAATCTGTCACAATGCAACAGGAAGCTTCACTAGAGAAAG AAGTTGCTAAAATGACCAGTGAAGAATCCCAAGTTGGTATAGATGAAATTCAGTCCAGTGAAGTCAGTGTCACGACAGCTGAAAGCGCTTCAGATGTCGATCTCCTACAGGATACACCACTGGTCGAAG AAGTTGCTGAAATGACCAGTGAAGAATCTGAAGTTGGTGTAGATGAAATTCAGTCCAGTGAAGTCAGTGTCACAACACTTGAAAGCGTTTCAGATGTCGAGCTCCTACAGAAAACACCACTGGTCGAAG TGATTCAACTAAGCAGTGGCGAATCCTCAAATGGGTTTGACAGAACTCAATCCAGTGAAGTCAGTGTCGCAACACCTGAAAATGATTCTGATGTTGTGTTCATACAGGAAACACCTCTGGATGAAG GCATTAAGACTGAAACAACAAGGACAGTGCCTTCAGAGAaactgtcatcatcatcatcatcatcatcatcatcatcatcatcatcatcatcatcatcatcatcattatccacatcatcatcattatcatcagcaTCTTATTCAG AACGCCCTTCCTCTTCAGAGTCTGTCTCAGATGATAACAGAACAG CAAAAGAACTACTCCTgggaataaaaacaaggaaactGTCATCACATTCAAGCAGCAGGTCTTCTAAGACATCAGCATCCTCTACATCTCAAAAGCCATGCCGTTTGCTCCCCAAAAGACAGAAAATAGGAAAAGAATCATTTCAAAGTAGGGCAGCAGGTGTAACTGTAAAATCAATAGGAACGTCAACGGAGGATATAAAATTGCCTCAACTACCATCATCATGCAAAAGGCCACAAAGAAAACCAGGACCAATATCATCTGAGGAACAAAAACTTCCTCAAATTg GTACTAAATCCCAAAAAGCAAGACCAAGCCAGGGTATTAGTATCAGCCCAGCATCTTcgaagagagaaaaggaaaacctAAACAAGACGTGGACATTATACCATCTTCCACATAGGGAAGAAGAGGGAACATTGTCTACCACAATCCTCTCACAGCCACAATACCAAGATGGGGCAAAAATCCAGGCCATCGGACCTGGCTACATTATACTGACAGAATGTCCGACCACCGGATCACCAACTGACGAAGACAATTTGGTGATCAAACCACCTCCTCTTCAACGTAAACATACTTAA